In Siniperca chuatsi isolate FFG_IHB_CAS linkage group LG16, ASM2008510v1, whole genome shotgun sequence, the following proteins share a genomic window:
- the LOC122863581 gene encoding jun dimerization protein 2-like — MMPGQIPDPSLAAGSLPSLGPLAGISATTLTDQLKLADFRQLGTMLSPLHFLGRLGKRPLAIKTEMDEDEERRKRRREKNKVAAARCRNKKKERTDFLQRESERLEMVNSDLKAQIEELRLERQQLMVMLNLHRPTCIVRTDSVKTPESEANPLLEQLSVDAK, encoded by the exons ATGATGCCGGGACAGATACCTGACCCTTCGCTGGCGGCGGGCTCCCTGCCCAGCCTGGGCCCGCTGGCGGGCATCTCGGCCACCACGCTCACTGATCAACTCAAGCTGGCTGACTTCCGCCAGCTGGGCACCATGCTGTCCCCACTGCATTTCCTGGGGAGGCTGGGGAAGAGGCCGCTGGCCATCAAGACAGAG ATGGATGAAgatgaggaaaggaggaaacGGAGACGAGAGAAAAACAAGGTAGCAGCAGCGCGATGCcgaaacaaaaagaaggaaCGGACTGACTTCCTTCAAAGG GAATCTGAGCGTCTGGAGATGGTGAACTCCGACCTGAAGGCCCAGATCGAGGAGCTCCGTCTGGAGAGGCAGCAGCTAATGGTGATGCTCAATCTCCACCGGCCCACCTGCATCGTGAGGACCGACAGCGTCAAGACACCTGAGAGCGAGGCCAACCCCCTGCTGGAGCAGCTGTCCGTCGACGCCAAGTGA
- the si:ch211-153j24.3 gene encoding proto-oncogene c-Fos, giving the protein MHPDSSTEFDSSSSCSTASPGGDTPGCSQRPPDSLSSSVDSAKDIETSAADSFAPTVTAISTSPDLKWMVQPTVITSVSSASGRAKTKTHGATQSSSPAGAKKAKPSNRIGLKDKPSKEEEERRRIRRERNKIAAAKCRNRRRELIDTLQAETDKLEDEKSALQSEIDDLLKEKERLEQVLASHKPSCKLPANGDEEEDNEDDVNTMLQDPPASPQLLSILENGKTPESNTTIGEAPIGQDMDNVPYIPAAAILGNSNILLCSSAEEEALEDLKADDLDDLVPSLEMAVTSEMAASVPDIDLSGPFCLSDWETLYKSVANDLESLSTPVMSSSPTCSNYRTVFSFNYSEIDSLAEGFESLKGSLGASELMKDSLNSPTLLAL; this is encoded by the exons ATGCATCCAGACTCCAGCACTGAGTTCGACTCATCGTCCAGCTGTAGCACAGCATCGCCTGGCGGGGACACCCCTGGGTGCAGCCAGCGTCCTCCTGACTCGCTTTCATCATCAGTGGACAGCGCCAAG GATATTGAGACCAGTGCAGCAGACTCCTTTGCTCCGACTGTGACTGCAATCTCAACCTCGCCGGATCTAAAGTGGATGGTGCAGCCGACAGTCATCACATCTGTCTCTTCGGCGTCCGGCCGCGCAAAGACTAAAACTCACGGCGCGACCCAGTCATCCTCCCCGGCAGGTGCAAAGAAGGCAAAGCCCTCCAACAGGATAGGGCTGAAAGACAAG CCTtccaaagaggaggaggagaggaggaggatcagGAGGGAGAGGAACAAAATTGCTGCAGCAAAGTGTCGTAACAGACGGAGGGAGCTGATAGACACTCTGCAAGCT GAAACTGACAAGCTCGAAGACGAGAAGTCCGCCCTCCAGTCGGAGATAGACGACCTgctgaaggagaaggagagactGGAGCAGGTCTTAGCCTCCCACAAACCATCCTGCAAACTCCCTGCAAAtggtgatgaggaggaggataaTGAAGATGATGTTAACACAATGCTGCAGGATCCTCCGGCCTCCCCACAGCTGCTGTCCATCTTAGAGAATGGAAAAACTCCAGAGAGCAACACAACCATTGGAGAAGCCCCTATTGGTCAAGACATGGACAATGTCCCTTACATCCCTGCGGCAGCCATTTTGGGGAACTCCAACATCCTCCTGTGTTCGAGTGCAGAAGAGGAGGCTCTGGAGGACTTAAAAGCAGATGACCTGGATGACTTGGTGCCCAGCCTAGAGATGGCAGTGACTTCTGAGATGGCTGCATCCGTCCCTGACATAGACCTGAGCGGCCCCTTCTGCCTCTCAGACTGGGAAACCCTGTACAAGTCTGTGGCAAACGACCTTGAATCTTTGAGCACACCAGTCATGTCTTCCAGTCCCACTTGTAGCAATTATCGCAcagtgttttcctttaattacTCTGAGATTGATTCCTTGGCTGAGGGCTTTGAGAGCCTCAAAGGCAGCCTCGGCGCGTCAGAGTTAATGAAAGATAGTCTTAACTCTCCGACACTTCTGGCCTTGTGA